From the genome of Gammaproteobacteria bacterium:
GGGCGAGAAGAAGGAAGAGCGGGAAGCGAAGGACAAGGACTACTACCGGCGTGAACGCGCCTACGGAGCGTTTCGCCGCAGCATCGAGATACCGGCTGCGGTCGACCCGACCAATATCGAGGCGTCGTTCAGCAAGGGAGTCCTGACGATCGTGCTGCCCAAGACCAAGGAGGCGCAAGAGAAGGTCAAGCATATTGCGATAAAGGCCGCGTAACGGGCCTTCATTCGGGCGCGGCTTGCCCGCAAGCGGCACCGCGCCCGATCTTCCCCGAAGAAGGTGTCCCCCAAAATAGGTGTCAGACACCTTTTTTCCGGAAAAGGTGTCTGACACTTTTTTTCAGCGGACACCTTTTTTCAGCGGGTGACGTCAGTCGCCGTCCCGGCCCAGCCCGTCGGCGAGCGTCAGCAGCTCCACGACCTCCTCGTCCCGCAGCTGCGGGAAGCGCTCGTACCACGCGCCAACGGCGATGTACGGCTCGGGCGTGGACAGCACCACGACGTCGTCGGCCACCCCGCGGAGCGTCTCCACCGAATCCACCGCGGCCGTCGGCGCGGCCACGACGACGGCGGCCGGCGACAGCGCTCTCGCGGCCTGCACGGCCGCCTCCACGGTCGCGCCCGTCGCGATGCCGTCGTCCACGAGCACGGCGGTCTTGCCTCGCAGCTCGATGGGTGGACGGCCCGAGCGGTAGAGCCGCTCGCGCCGCTCGACCTCGGCGCGCTCCCGGGCCACCGCGGGCGCGACGTCGGCTTCGTCGAACGACAGCATGCCCAGCGCGTCGCGATGGAGGACGGTGACGCCGCCGGTTGCGACGGCGCCGATGGCGAACTCGGGGTTGAACGGCGCGCGGAGCTTGCGCACGACGAACACGTCGAGGGGCGCCCGAAGCGCCGCAGCCACCTCGTAGGCGACCGGCACCCCGCCGCGGGGGAGCCCGAGCACCAGCAAGTCGCGGCCCG
Proteins encoded in this window:
- a CDS encoding phosphoribosyltransferase family protein, which codes for MFADRREAGRELGARLAGTYAGRDLLVLGLPRGGVPVAYEVAAALRAPLDVFVVRKLRAPFNPEFAIGAVATGGVTVLHRDALGMLSFDEADVAPAVARERAEVERRERLYRSGRPPIELRGKTAVLVDDGIATGATVEAAVQAARALSPAAVVVAAPTAAVDSVETLRGVADDVVVLSTPEPYIAVGAWYERFPQLRDEEVVELLTLADGLGRDGD